CGACATCTCCACGTGGTGTTCCTCTCCGCGGCGTGCGCCGCTCAGCTGGACGTGTCCTTGTCGCGCCCGCCGCGCCGGCCGACGAGCACTCCGGCGACGACGCCGAGCAGCCCGCAGACCGGGGTGAGCGCGCCGAGGGCGCCGATGACGGGGCCGGAGAGGTCGCCGGCACTGCCGACCCCGACGGCGGCGCGCGCGACGACCTCGGTCAGGACGAAGCCGAGGATGACTCCGCAGAAGAAGCCGAGTACGGCCAGTCCAAGGGTGCGCACGGCAGGTTCCTCTCTCACTCGGACGATCAGTGGTCTCTCCGACGACGCTAGGGACGTACGCGCCTCACGTCGTCGGGCGACGGTCGCGTCGTGCGGTCGCCTCTCGACGTACGCGCGGCATGCGCGGGTACACCGAGAGGCGACACCGGCTGCCGCCTTCGGCGTGATGGCACCGGCGCCTGCGGTGGCTACGCTTACCGCGTGCGACGACCGGACGGACCGAACGGGCCGGCCACGGTGCGGGATCACCCTGGTCTCGGATCGGTGCCGCCGGTGGTCGTCGACGCGGTCCTCGGTGCCGCGGTGGCCGTCGTCGTCGCGGTCGCGATCGCCGCCAACCTCGGCGGGCAGCGCTCGCCCGAGCCCCTCGCGTACCTGTTCGCGCTCGGCCTCGGCCTGCTCATGCTCGTGCGGCGGCGCTACCCGGTGCTCGCCCTCGTCGCGACGTCCGTCGGCCTCCTCGCGTACTACGTCGGCGACTACCCGCCCGTCGGGCTCGCGCTCCCGGTCGCGGCCGCGCTGTACTCCGCCGCGGAGCAGGACCGCCTCCGCTGGGCGGTCGGCATGAGCGTCGCACTGCTCGCGATCTCGACCTTCTTCCGCGTCCGCGAGGGCGACGACCTCGGCTACCTGCTCGGGTACGAGCTGGCGACCACCGTCGCGGTGATGGCCGCGGCGGTCGCGCTGGGCGACGGCGTACGGGCGAGGCGGATGTATCGCGCGGAGCAGCGCCGGCGCGAGGCGCTGATGCTGGCCGAGCGTGAGCACGAGGCGGCGGAACGGGTCGAGCAGGAGCGCCTGCGCATCGCCCGCGACCTCCACGACGTCCTCGCGCACACGGTCGCGGTCGTGTCGATCCAGTCCGACGTCGCCACAGAGGCGCTCGACGACGAGGACGACGAGGCCACCCGCGCCGCGCTCGCCACCATCCGTTCGGCGAGCAGTGAGGCGACCCGGGAGCTCCGCTCGACGCTCGCCGTCCTCAGGCGGCCCGCGGAGGGCGAGCCCGTGCTGCCGACCGGCAGCCTGCGGCACCTCGACACCGTCGTCTCGGCCACGACCGAGAGCGGGCTGCCGGTCGACCTCCGCGTCGAGGGCGAGCCCGAGCCGCTGCCCGCGGTCGTCGACACGACCGCCTACCGCATCGTCCAGGAGTCGCTCACCAACGCCCTGCGGCACGCCGACGCCGACCGGGTCGAGCTCGTCCTCCGCTACTCCGCCGACCGCCTGGAGATCCAGGTCACCGACGACGGACACGGCGGCGACGCCGGGACCGGACGCGGAGTCACCGGGATGCGCGAGCGGGCCGAGCTGGTCGGCGGCACCGTGGCCGCAGGCAGCCACCCGGGCGGCGGGTTCCGTGTGTCCGCCGTCCTGCCCGTGGCGGTGCACCGATGATCCGGGTCGCGCTGGTCGACGACCAGCACCTCGTGCGCACCGGGCTGCGTGCGCTGCTCGAACGCGCCGACGACATCGCGGTGGTCGGCGAGGCCGCCGACGGGGCCGCCGCGGTGTCGCTGGTCCGCGCCGAGCTCCCCGACGTGGTGCTGATGGACGTGCGGATGCCGGGCGTCGACGGCATCGAGGCCACCAGACGCATCGTGGCGGACGAACACCTGCGCGAGGTCCGGGTCGTCATGCTGACGACCTTCGACACCGACGAGCACCTCTTCGAGGCGATCCGCGTGGGCGCGGCCGGCTTCCTCCTCAAGGACACCGGCCCCGACGAGCTGCGCCAGGCGGTACGCGTCGTCGCCGGCGGCGAGGCGTTGCTGTCCCCGTCGATCACCCGGCGGGTCATGGACGCGGCGGCGTCCTCCGCGCCGCTGCGGTCCGACGAGCGGCTCGCGCCGCTCACCGAGCGCGAGCGGCAGGTGCTCGTCGAGATCGCGGCCGGCCGGTCGAACGACGAGATCGCCGAGGTGCTCTCGATCAGCCCGGCGACCGCGCGCACCTACGTCAGCCGCCTGCTCAGCAAGCTCCTCGCCCGCGACCGGGCCCAGCTCGTCGTCATCGCCTACCAGAGCGGCGCCGTCCCCTCGGGCCGGGACCAAGCGTGAGCGATACGGACCGGTTGCGGTCAGGCGACGGATTGCGCAACCTCGGGACGCGCGCCGGCGCGTCGACGTACGGTCGAGGCATGAGTGGCGCGGGAAGGGTTCTGGTCGTCGACGACGATCCCGTCATCCGTCAGCTCATCGCGGTCAACCTCGAGCTCGAGGGCTTCGAGGTGATCGAGGCGGGTGACGGCGAGGAGGGCATCGCCCAGGCGCTGGCCCATCGACCCGACGTCGTCGCGCTCGACGTGATGATGCCGCGGATGGACGGCTGGGTCACCGCGCTCCGGCTGAAGAACGACGCCCGCACCAGCGGTATCCGCATCGTCATCGTCTCCGCGCGCACCCAGCGCAGTGACCTCGACCGGGGTAAGCAGGTCGGCGCCGACGCCTACGTCTGCAAGCCGTTCGACCCCGCCGAGCTCGTCGAGGTGATCGGCCGGCTGGTCAGGGAGCGGGCGTCCTGACCTCACCCCGCGCGGACGCCTCGCTGCCCGAGGCCCGCCGTTCGCTCGTGCTGCGCGCCGCCGGACGGTCGGCCGGCCGCACGCCGGCCGACGTCCCCGTCCAGGGTGTCCGGGTCGTGGGTGACGGCGCTGCCCAGGTCGCGACGTACGGGGACCTCGTGCACCTGGTGGGCGCCGACGCGGCGGCGTACGCACTCGTGCGGACGCGGCGCTCGCGTCCGGTCGGCGTCGACCTGGACATCTGGTCGGGCAGGGACGAGCGCAACCCGCTGTGGCGGGTCGCCTTCGTCGCCTACTGGTCGGGCGAGCTGGTGCGCGTCGACGGGCACCCTCCCGACCCCGCGGCGGGCATCGACGACGCCGAGGCGGTGCGGCTGACGGCCGCGCTCGACGGTCTCCGCGACGCCCGGGACGCCGCCGGATCCAGGGGCGAGCCGCACCGGCTCGCCGACCACCTGGAACACGACGTGGTGCCGGCGCACCAGGCGTTCACCGGACTGGTCCACAGGTACGTGTCCAGACTGCGAGACGATCCGGCCGGTCCCGACGTAGCGGCGTACCGTTCGAGTCTGTCTCTCCTGACCCGCTGCGTCGACGAGGTCACCGCTGCCCTCGCCCTGCTGGGCGCGTCCTTGCCCGCCCGGTCGGAGGAGGCGAGTGTGGGGAGGAAAGGACCCGGAGCGTACGGAGGGGAACGAGGATGAGCAGGAACGTGCACCCTGCCGGGCAGCTGCACGCGGACATGCTGACGGAGGGTGCGACGTCGGCGCCTCCGGTCGACCTCAACGCGCTCGAGGGCGGCATCTGGTCCGCGACGGCCGAACGCGTCGGCGGCGCGATCAGCGTCGGTGGCGTCGACCTGCGCACCCTGGTACGCGAGCACGGCTCGCCCGCCTACGTGCTCGACGAGACGGACTTCCGCGCACGCTCGCGGGCACACCGCGAGGCGTTCGCCGGGTTCGACGTCTACTACGCGGGCAAGGCGTTCCTCTCCACGACCGTGGCGCGATGGCTCGCCGAGGACGGCCTCTCCCTCGACGTCTGCACGCTCGGCGAGCTCGCCATCGCGCGGCGCGCGGGCTTCCCCGCCGAGCGCATCGCCCTGCACGGCAACAACAAGTCGGTCGCCGAGCTGTCGGCCGCGCTCGACGAGGGCGTGGGCCGCATCGTCGTCGACTCCTTCGTCGAGATCGACCGGCTGGCGAAGCTCGCCGCCGACAAGGGCGCGCAGCCGAGCGTCCTGCTCCGCGCGTCGGTGGGCGTCGAGGCCCACACGCACGAGTTCATCGCGACCGCCCACGAGGACCAGAAGTTCGGGTTCGCGATCGCGACGGGCGAGGCGCTCGAGGCCGTACGCCGTGTACTCGCCTCGGCCCCGTTGCGCCTCGTGGGCCTGCACAGCCACATCGGCTCGCAGATCTTCGACACCGACGCGTACGAGCTCGCGGCACAGCGTCTCGTCCGCCTCGCCCTGCGGGTGCGCGACCAGCACGACCTGACGATCCAGGAGCTCGGCATGGGCGGTGGCCTCGGCATCGCGTACGTGCCAGGTGACGACCCGCCCGCGACGGAGGAGTTCGCCACCGCGCTCCGCACCATCGTCACCAGGGAGTGCGAGGCGAACGGGCTCCCCGTCCCTCGGCTGTCCGTCGAGCCGGGTCGTGCGATCGCCGGTCCCGCCATGTGCACCGTCTACGAGGTGGGCACGGTCAAGCCGGTGCGCATCGGTTCCGCGGGTGTCCGCACGTACGTCTCCGTCGACGGCGGGATGAGCGACAACATCCGTACCGCGCTGTACGGCGCCGAGCACTCCTGTGCAGTGGCGAACCGTGCCTCGGAGTCGCCGCCGGTCCTCGCCCGCGTCGTCGGCAAGCACTGCGAGTCCGGCGACATCGTCGTCAGGGACGTCTACCTGCCGGGCGACGTCGCGCCCGGCGACCTCGTTGCGGTGCCGGGCACGGGCGCGTACTGCCGGGCCATGGCGAGCAACTACAACCAGGTACCACGCCCGCCGATCGTCGCCGCGCGGGAGGGCCGTTCCCGGGTCGTGGTGCGCCGCGAGACGATGGACGACCTGCTCCGGCTCGACGTCGGGGCGGACGACACCGACCGGGAGGCGAAGGAGTGACCCGTGCCTGAGCGGACGAGCGGGCGCGCGGCGACCCCTGCCGGGGGATCGGTACGGATCGCGTTGCTCGGGTGCGGCGTGGTCGGCGGTGCCCTCGTACGGCTGATGCGCGACCAGGCCGACGACCTGGCGGCCCGCGTGGGCGCTCCGCTCGAGCTCGCCGGGGTCGCGGTCCGCCGGCCGGGGCGGCAGCGCGACGTCGAGCTCGACCCGTCGATCGTGACCACCGACGCGACGGAGCTGGTGACCCGCGACGGAGTCGACCTCGTCGTCGAGGTGATCGGGGGCATCGAGCCCGCGCGCACGCTGATCCTCGACGCCGTGCATGCCGGCAAGTCCGTCGTCACGGCCAACAAGGCGCTGCTCGCGACCCACGGCGCCGAGCTGCACGACGCCGCGCGGGCGCAGGGCGTCGACCTCTACTACGAGGCGAGCGTCGCCGGCGGCATCCCGCTGCTGCGGCCGCTGCGCGAGTCGCTCGTCGGCGACACCGTGCACCGGGTGCTCGGCATCGTCAACGGCACCACCAACTACATCCTCACCCGCATGTCGGAGACCGGCGCCGGCTTCGCCGACGCGCTGGAGGAGGCGACCGCACTCGGCTACGCCGAGGCCGACCCGACGGCCGACGTCGACGGCTACGACGCCGCCGCGAAGGCCGCGATCCTCGCCGAGCTCGCGTTCCACACCCGCGTCACCGCGGCCGAGGTCTACCGCGAGGGCATCTCCGACGTCAGCGCCGCAGACGTCGCGAGCGCGCGGGAGATGGACTGCGTCGTCAAGCTCCTCGCCATCGCGGAGCGCAGCGCGGCGGGCGACAGCGTCGACGTCCGCGTGCACCCGGCGATGATCCCGCGCAGCCACCCGCTCGCCGGGGTACGCGAGGCGTACAACGCGGTCTTCGTCGAGTGCTCGGCGGCCGGACAGCTGATGTTCTACGGCCAGGGGGCGGGCGGTCCTCCCACGGCGAGCGCGGTGCTCGGCGACGTCGTCGCGGTGGCGCGCAACGCGCGGGCGGGACGCTCCGCGGTCGGCAGCCCGCCGTACGCGCAGCTGCGGGTGCGGCCGATGGGCGAGGTCGCCACCAGGTACCACCTGAGCCTCGACGTGCTGGACAAGACCGGCGTGCTCGCCGAGGTCGCGCTGGTCTTCGCGGCCCAGGGCGTCTCGCTGCAGACGGTGCGGCAGGAGGGGCACGGCGACGACGCACAGCTCGTCGTCGTCACCCACGTCGCGCCCGACGCCGCGCTCTCGGCGACCGTGGAGGAGCTCCGCAACCTCGCCGTCGTCCGCGAGGTGGCGTCGGTGATGCGGGTCGAAGGGCTCTAGGACCGAAGCGATCGCGTGAAAGGCACCAGCACGATGGGGAGGGCACGATGGGCCTCTGGCGAGGCGTGATCGAGGAGTACCGCGCCCGGCTGCCGGTCGGCGACGACACGCCGGTCGTGACCCTCGGCGAGGGCGGCACCCCGCTCGTGCCGGCGCCGCGGCTGTCCGAGCGCACCGGTTGCGAGGTGTACCTCAAGGTCGAAGGCGCCAACCCGACGGGCTCGTTCAAGGACCGCGGCATGACCGTCGCGATCTCCAAGGCGCTCGAATCCGGCGCCGAAGCGGTGGTCTGCGCGTCCACCGGCAACACCAGCGCGAGCGCCGCGGCGTACGCGACCCGCGCGGGGCTGTCCTGCGCCGTGCTGCTGCCGCGGGGGAGGGTCGCGCTCGGCAAGCTCACCCAGGCGATCGCGTTCGGCGCCACCCTGCTCGAGGTCGAGGGGTCGTTCGACGACTGCCTGCGCGTCGCGCGCGACCTCGCCGAGCGCCACCCGGTGCTGCTCGCGAACTCCGCCAACCCGGACGGCCACCGCCTCGCCGGGCAGAAGACGGCGGCGTACGAGATCGTCGACGCGCTCGGGCGCGCACCCGACGCCCACCTGCTGCCGGTGGGCAACGCGGGCAACATCGCCGCGTACTGGCAGGGCTACGTCGAGTACGCCAAGGACGGCGTGACCAACCTCACGCCTCGGCTGCTCGGGTTCCAGGCGGCCGGTGCGGCGCCCATCGTCGCCGGTGAGGTCGTCCCCGAGCCGCACACGGTCGCGACCGCGATCCAGGTCGGCAACCCCGCGTCGTGGCAGCGTGCCCTCGCGGCACGCGACGAGTCCGGCGGCTCCATCGAGGCCGTCACCGACGAGCAGATCCTCGACGCGTACCACCTCGTGGCGGCCGAGGAGGCCGTGTTCTGCGAGCCGGCGTCCGCCGCGAGCGTCGCCGGGCTCCTCGCCGCGAGGCGGTCGGGGCTGCTCGAGGCGGGGTCGCTCGCGGTGTGCACGCTCACCGGCAACGGCCTGAAGGA
The sequence above is a segment of the Streptosporangiales bacterium genome. Coding sequences within it:
- a CDS encoding response regulator, with amino-acid sequence MSGAGRVLVVDDDPVIRQLIAVNLELEGFEVIEAGDGEEGIAQALAHRPDVVALDVMMPRMDGWVTALRLKNDARTSGIRIVIVSARTQRSDLDRGKQVGADAYVCKPFDPAELVEVIGRLVRERAS
- a CDS encoding homoserine dehydrogenase, which codes for MALLGCGVVGGALVRLMRDQADDLAARVGAPLELAGVAVRRPGRQRDVELDPSIVTTDATELVTRDGVDLVVEVIGGIEPARTLILDAVHAGKSVVTANKALLATHGAELHDAARAQGVDLYYEASVAGGIPLLRPLRESLVGDTVHRVLGIVNGTTNYILTRMSETGAGFADALEEATALGYAEADPTADVDGYDAAAKAAILAELAFHTRVTAAEVYREGISDVSAADVASAREMDCVVKLLAIAERSAAGDSVDVRVHPAMIPRSHPLAGVREAYNAVFVECSAAGQLMFYGQGAGGPPTASAVLGDVVAVARNARAGRSAVGSPPYAQLRVRPMGEVATRYHLSLDVLDKTGVLAEVALVFAAQGVSLQTVRQEGHGDDAQLVVVTHVAPDAALSATVEELRNLAVVREVASVMRVEGL
- the lysA gene encoding diaminopimelate decarboxylase; the encoded protein is MSRNVHPAGQLHADMLTEGATSAPPVDLNALEGGIWSATAERVGGAISVGGVDLRTLVREHGSPAYVLDETDFRARSRAHREAFAGFDVYYAGKAFLSTTVARWLAEDGLSLDVCTLGELAIARRAGFPAERIALHGNNKSVAELSAALDEGVGRIVVDSFVEIDRLAKLAADKGAQPSVLLRASVGVEAHTHEFIATAHEDQKFGFAIATGEALEAVRRVLASAPLRLVGLHSHIGSQIFDTDAYELAAQRLVRLALRVRDQHDLTIQELGMGGGLGIAYVPGDDPPATEEFATALRTIVTRECEANGLPVPRLSVEPGRAIAGPAMCTVYEVGTVKPVRIGSAGVRTYVSVDGGMSDNIRTALYGAEHSCAVANRASESPPVLARVVGKHCESGDIVVRDVYLPGDVAPGDLVAVPGTGAYCRAMASNYNQVPRPPIVAAREGRSRVVVRRETMDDLLRLDVGADDTDREAKE
- a CDS encoding response regulator, which encodes MIRVALVDDQHLVRTGLRALLERADDIAVVGEAADGAAAVSLVRAELPDVVLMDVRMPGVDGIEATRRIVADEHLREVRVVMLTTFDTDEHLFEAIRVGAAGFLLKDTGPDELRQAVRVVAGGEALLSPSITRRVMDAAASSAPLRSDERLAPLTERERQVLVEIAAGRSNDEIAEVLSISPATARTYVSRLLSKLLARDRAQLVVIAYQSGAVPSGRDQA
- a CDS encoding threonine synthase, whose translation is MGLWRGVIEEYRARLPVGDDTPVVTLGEGGTPLVPAPRLSERTGCEVYLKVEGANPTGSFKDRGMTVAISKALESGAEAVVCASTGNTSASAAAYATRAGLSCAVLLPRGRVALGKLTQAIAFGATLLEVEGSFDDCLRVARDLAERHPVLLANSANPDGHRLAGQKTAAYEIVDALGRAPDAHLLPVGNAGNIAAYWQGYVEYAKDGVTNLTPRLLGFQAAGAAPIVAGEVVPEPHTVATAIQVGNPASWQRALAARDESGGSIEAVTDEQILDAYHLVAAEEAVFCEPASAASVAGLLAARRSGLLEAGSLAVCTLTGNGLKDPGHAVAGRPESETIPAEVGAVAAKLGLTTA
- a CDS encoding sensor histidine kinase, whose product is MVVDAVLGAAVAVVVAVAIAANLGGQRSPEPLAYLFALGLGLLMLVRRRYPVLALVATSVGLLAYYVGDYPPVGLALPVAAALYSAAEQDRLRWAVGMSVALLAISTFFRVREGDDLGYLLGYELATTVAVMAAAVALGDGVRARRMYRAEQRRREALMLAEREHEAAERVEQERLRIARDLHDVLAHTVAVVSIQSDVATEALDDEDDEATRAALATIRSASSEATRELRSTLAVLRRPAEGEPVLPTGSLRHLDTVVSATTESGLPVDLRVEGEPEPLPAVVDTTAYRIVQESLTNALRHADADRVELVLRYSADRLEIQVTDDGHGGDAGTGRGVTGMRERAELVGGTVAAGSHPGGGFRVSAVLPVAVHR